From a region of the Torulaspora globosa chromosome 7, complete sequence genome:
- the MRPL3 gene encoding mitochondrial 54S ribosomal protein mL44 (ancestral locus Anc_2.574), with translation MEMSQLYRVVRSFRCTALSNGTFKLQPSITRRLIQSCRSLRQEQQVLSDSAQLDQYREYYRDLKDIINDVPEDIANRSPALVTLHKRLALPREFPLSVLARCLTCRSSQLPGDINDPRSGIAFTSTVPTNNFFDNHGLNIFGKNLLTYHVTQRLMARYPRLPTVILNAAVDAYISQDVLASVARSWGIETETTSVVDRYLKKEPIQITLGKLRFFNNSLSKHDGVQLITSQNFSENAAYALATRSVIGALWACTQETQPELSGKFIDEHILSRHLDVTRLFQFEQPTRELAALCRREGLHKPVSKLLAESGRLSKAPVFIVGVFSGSEKLGEGFGSSLKEAKARAATDALMKWYCYEPMENQAPVIDHGAVIV, from the coding sequence ATGGAAATGTCTCAATTGTATCGGGTGGTCAGGTCATTTAGATGTACTGCTCTATCAAATGGTACATTCAAATTACAGCCTTCAATTACAAGAAGATTGATACAATCATGCAGGTCCCTCAGGCAGGAGCAGCAGGTTCTGAGCGATTCCGCGCAGCTTGATCAATACAGGGAATATTACAGGGACTTAAAAGATATAATCAATGATGTTCCAGAGGACATAGCGAACAGATCGCCAGCATTGGTGACCCTTCATAAAAGACTAGCGTTGCCCAGGGAGTTCCCTCTATCAGTTCTCGCGAGATGCCTGACCTGCCGTTCATCGCAATTGCCAGGAGACATAAACGATCCACGCTCAGGGATTGCATTTACGAGTACTGTCCCTACTAATAACTTCTTTGATAATCACGGTTTGAACATCTTCGGGAAAAACTTACTGACTTATCACGTCACACAGCGGTTGATGGCCAGATACCCCAGGTTACCCACTGTTATACTGAATGCCGCAGTTGACGCCTACATATCGCAGGATGTGTTGGCAAGCGTCGCCAGATCATGGGGCATTGAAACGGAGACAACCTCGGTGGTGGATAGATATCTAAAGAAGGAACCGATACAGATAACGTTAGGGAAATTAAGGTTCTTTAACAATAGCTTGAGCAAACATGATGGTGTTCAATTGATAACCTCTCAAAACTTCTCTGAGAATGCCGCATATGCTTTAGCAACAAGAAGTGTAATAGGTGCTCTTTGGGCCTGTACACAGGAGACACAACCTGAACTGTCAGGCAAATTTATCGATGAACATATTCTGAGCAGGCATCTTGACGTCACAAGACTGTTCCAATTCGAGCAACCTACTAGAGAGCTGGCCGCTTTATGTCGTCGGGAAGGATTGCATAAACCAGTGTCCAAGCTGCTCGCCGAATCAGGCAGATTGTCTAAGGCCCCGGTCTTTATAGTGGGCGTATTCTCCGGATCTGAAAAGTTGGGCGAAGGTTTTGGCTCCTCTCTTAAAGAGGCCAAGGCAAGAGCAGCCACGGATGCATTGATGAAGTGGTACTGTTACGAGCCAATGGAGAATCAAGCTCCAGTAATCGATCATGGTGCAGTCATTGTGTGA
- the ANR2 gene encoding Anr2p (ancestral locus Anc_2.571): MPVRNGGMEDPCYARERFRITKPPHKIPISCMFLSNFEITKGNITVWSRKWSETNCEIDLENVEFKALPSGIHEVSDDVINFVLPKEVPGDEYHYGVAYYQQNGQEMAEGTDHVDRNAVKMYALGVIVDPNYRVSGVSDSGFNEWKPNQFTSANDYVDDLQDLLTHWLAKKEYDNFSLFDEYFDCNGLTNDAGGLASPMLQRSGKPARDIFSHDSNAISKEASRPQMLDYLPFWIRKLGPLVFPLWKSCLLGERILILNPQGGSFELCNALNYCLSIISLIPKALQIDRHEEYEYFVKPLFTIGISDIDSMVSDVRQVQRNAKVPGFIACTSDEIIISKIELYDKVLKLSKETTSQDGDDAAIYSNTGLQIKATPHDFESLQSLYDNFLHEEMSSTAKVRCMSMIEPKTWTQCLIDGFYWWATAGYVKPSYQEHAHSTPTSSEDNEVEMILSIIGYFHDRTSTLFNKLKAIIQASEHQGSDEVISIHPMTLGDMDLDCFSMQDRDFIIALSWKLFQREVRITGDYYEAIC, translated from the coding sequence ATGCCTGTGAGAAATGGTGGTATGGAAGATCCATGTTATGCAAGGGAACGTTTTCGAATCACGAAGCCACCTCATAAGATTCCCATCAGTTGCATGTTTCTCAGTAATTTCGAAATTACGAAGGGCAATATAACAGTTTGGTCCCGAAAGTGGTCAGAAACAAACTGCGAGATTGATTTAGAGAATGTTGAATTCAAGGCACTCCCCTCGGGGATCCACGAAGTATCAGACGATGTCATTAATTTCGTTCTACCAAAAGAAGTGCCAGGTGATGAGTATCATTATGGCGTAGCCTATTACCAGCAAaatggccaagaaatggcGGAAGGAACTGACCACGTCGATAGAAATGCGGTGAAGATGTACGCTTTGGGAGTCATTGTGGATCCAAACTATAGAGTAAGCGGAGTCTCTGACAGTGGCTTCAACGAATGGAAGCCTAATCAATTTACGAGCGCTAATGATTATGTCGACGACCTCCAAGATTTATTAACACACTGgctggccaagaaagaataCGATAACTTCAGCTTATTCGACGAGTACTTCGACTGCAACGGCTTAACTAATGATGCTGGCGGATTAGCATCACCGATGCTGCAAAGATCAGGTAAACCGGCTCGAGATATATTTTCTCATGATTCCAATGCTATTTCCAAAGAAGCGAGCCGGCCGCAAATGCTTGATTATCTTCCCTTTTGGATAAGAAAGCTGGGCCCGCTCGTGTTCCCTCTGTGGAAATCATGTTTGCTTGGCGAAAGGATATTGATACTAAATCCACAGGGCGGCTCATTTGAACTTTGTAATGCTTTGAATTATTGTCTTTCGATAATTTCGCTGATACCGAAGGCTCTTCAGATTGATAGGCACGAGGAATACGAATATTTTGTCAAGCCTCTCTTCACTATTGGCATCTCTGACATTGACAGCATGGTTTCTGACGTACGCCAGGTACAAAGGAATGCGAAGGTTCCTGGGTTCATCGCCTGCACCAGCGACGAAATCATTATAAGCAAGATTGAGCTGTACGACAAAGTCCTGAAGCTCTCAAAGGAAACAACAAGCCAAGACGGAGATGATGCCGCTATTTACAGTAATACAGGGTTGCAGATCAAAGCGACACCTCATGATTTTGAATCCTTACAATCGCTTTATGATAACTTTCTACATGAAGAgatgtcttcaacagcaaaaGTGCGCTGCATGTCAATGATAGAACCCAAAACATGGACGCAGTGCCTAATTGACGGTTTTTATTGGTGGGCCACAGCCGGTTATGTGAAGCCCTCCTATCAGGAGCATGCTCATAGCACACCGACATCATCAGAAGATAATGAGGTTGAAATGATATTGAGCATTATTGGCTATTTTCACGATCGAACAAGTACCCTGTTCAACAAGCTAAAAGCAATAATTCAGGCCAGCGAACATCAAGGATCCGACGAAGTAATCTCGATACATCCAATGACGTTGGGTGATATGGACTTGGACTGCTTTAGTATGCAGGATAGAGATTTCATCATCGCATTATCTTGGAAATTATTTCAGAGAGAGGTGCGAATCACTGGGGACTATTACGAAGcaatttgttga
- the MSS1 gene encoding Mss1p (ancestral locus Anc_2.573), protein MLKVPGTNRFLFLPCRFIGTSSLPTIYALSTPPGQRSAIAVVRISGNHSKYILRRLTNSEKEPVPRVASLRRLYHPDQKRNLLDTSLTLFFESPKTFTGEDILELHLHGGKAVTGAVLKAIESLHDLEKGFNIRYANPGEFSLRAFQNGKFDLTEVEGIKELIDAETETQRKSALSSFNGENKSRFLQWRSQIVDNIAKLTAIIDFGEDTEIEDIESILTNVESDILQLRAVIRQFIEKIERSNILRNGIRIVLLGPPNAGKSSLINTISQDDISIVSQIPGTTRDAIEIALNIGGYKVIICDTAGVRDDSSDAIEKMGIEKALKKSESCNLCLLLVDPNNTPLIPESLKRHLASPHFQSADKVILINKIDTISPEDLDHIVLRISQEIGQKLPILPISCLSGEGIENLATELITKFQLLSDSSDESNPIIVSQRVREILSNDVLYGIDEFLSFKKDVVMASESLRHAATGIGKITGEAIGVEEVLGVVFSSFCVGK, encoded by the coding sequence ATGCTGAAAGTCCCGGGGACCAATCGTTTTCTGTTTCTTCCATGCCGATTTATCGGAACGTCCTCTCTGCCGACGATATATGCTTTATCAACACCGCCAGGGCAGCGATCAGCGATAGCAGTGGTTAGAATATCTGGAAACCATTCAAAATATATTTTACGGAGACTCACCAATTCAGAGAAGGAACCTGTTCCCAGAGTTGCATCTCTCAGAAGACTCTATCATCCAGATCAGAAGCGAAATCTCTTGGATACTTCTCTGACGCTGTTCTTTGAGTCTCCCAAGACATTCACAGGAGAAGACATTTTAGAATTACACTTGCATGGGGGTAAGGCAGTTACTGGTGCTGTGCTTAAAGCGATTGAATCGCTCCACGATCTAGAAAAAGGATTCAATATCCGTTACGCCAATCCTGGAGAGTTCTCGCTCAGAGCATTTCAGAACGGTAAGTTTGATCTCACTGAAGTAGAGGGCATTAAGGAATTGATCGATGCCGAAACTGAGACACAGCGCAAGAGCGCTTTATCAAGCTTCAACGGCGAGAATAAAAGTAGATTTCTACAGTGGAGATCCCAAATCGTCGACAACATCGCCAAGCTGACTGCCATAATAGACTTTGGAGAAGATACGGAGATCGAAGATATAGAAAGTATTCTTACGAACGTCGAGTCGGATATACTTCAGCTGCGAGCAGTAATACGGCAATTTATCGAGAAGATCGAAAGATCAAACATTCTACGAAACGGGATCAGAATAGTCCTTCTTGGGCCGCCGAACGCTGGAAAATCATCTCTGATCAATACTATCAGTCAAGACGATATATCGATCGTTTCGCAAATTCCAGGCACGACCAGGGACGCAATTGAAATAGCCTTGAACATCGGAGGCTACAAAGTCATTATCTGTGATACAGCTGGTGTCAGGGATGACTCATCGGACGCCATAGAAAAGATGGGTATCGAAAAGGcactgaagaagagcgaATCATGTAATTTGTGTCTTTTGCTAGTGGACCCAAACAACACGCCTCTGATACCAGAGAGCTTAAAGCGGCATCTAGCCTCACCTCATTTTCAAAGTGCCGATAAGGTGATTCTGATAAACAAAATTGACACTATTTCTCCAGAAGATTTAGACCATATTGTGCTTCGCATCAGCCAGGAGATAGGTCAAAAACTTCCAATATTACCAATATCTTGTCTATCAGGCGAAGGTATCGAGAACTTGGCCACAGAGCTGATTACTAAATTCCAGTTGTTGTCCGACAGCAGTGACGAGTCCAATCCCATCATCGTTTCGCAGAGAGTGAGAGAAATATTATCCAATGACGTGCTATATGGGATTGACGAGTTTCTATCGTTCAAAAAGGATGTAGTCATGGCTTCCGAAAGTCTACGGCATGCCGCAACAGGTATCGGGAAGATCACAGGAGAAGCGATTGGCGTAGAAGAGGTATTAGGCGTTGTATTCTCTAGTTTCTGCGTAGGGAAGTAA
- the BLI1 gene encoding Bli1p (ancestral locus Anc_2.572), producing the protein MKENVRTLYQDIERCVDLLQEAVDLETAKAVSVFSEKTCDNERWLEELKQRFQLRSDEELEQIRALKSQQLDRIDTVESKIEYYEKLCDELEEFQAELEVKTKLAQNRRSRMNSSVRD; encoded by the coding sequence ATGAAAGAGAACGTGAGGACCTTATATCAGGACATTGAAAGATGTGTTGATTTGTTGCAAGAGGCTGTCGATTTAGAGACGGCAAAGGCAGTCTCAGTCTTTAGTGAGAAGACATGCGATAATGAGCGATGGTTGGAGGAACTTAAGCAAAGATTTCAGTTaagaagcgatgaagaattggaacaGATACGGGCCTTGAAAAGCCAGCAACTGGATAGGATTGATACGGTTGAATCTAAGATCGAATACTATGAAAAATTGTGCGATGAATTAGAGGAATTCCAAGCTGAGCTGGAAGTGAAAACGAAACTGGCACAAAATAGACGTTCGCGCATGAATTCTAGCGTCCGGGATTGA
- the CSI1 gene encoding Csi1p (ancestral locus Anc_2.575) codes for MVDIPTVVLDRLAFIEANYQYELIALSGRPPQCLLLLGHESPDKNCLLSRCVNIPLSLKPVAASCTSFEYDINQVNRRIELTECTNPGLKPLGIMVLNETLYDYSPTLQRLMTQVDGLRYLFTYDPLQESSLSCHSVELDSHRLTLNRVHHELRDSSSNMDLGFREAAQDEAASEQEFTIKLAGKINRIIQYLRHSNDIDPKVLRSVSLLVSQLRRHPTDDIEEEIMNKESEISAFRTACEQWEIGTCFLRNKPVD; via the coding sequence ATGGTTGATATTCCCACTGTGGTGTTAGATCGGCTGGCATTTATAGAGGCTAACTATCAGTATGAGCTTATCGCTCTGAGTGGCAGACCGCCACAATGCCTATTGCTTTTAGGTCATGAGTCGCCCGACAAGAACTGCCTTCTAAGCAGATGCGTAAACATTCCCCTGTCTTTGAAACCAGTCGCTGCTTCGTGTACAAGCTTCGAATACGACATTAATCAAGTGAACAGGCGCATCGAACTAACTGAGTGCACTAATCCGGGCCTGAAACCCCTAGGTATCATGGTGCTGAATGAAACCCTATATGATTATTCGCCAACGTTGCAACGATTGATGACGCAGGTAGATGGTTTAAGATACCTTTTTACATATGATCCCCTCCAAGAATCTTCCCTCAGTTGTCACTCCGTGGAATTGGATTCTCATCGATTGACTTTGAATAGAGTTCATCACGAGCTGAGAGACTCAAGCAGCAATATGGATCTCGGTTTCCGGGAGGCTGCGCAAGATGAGGCAGCAAGTGAACAAGAGTTCACGATTAAACTTGCGGGCAAAATAAACCGCATTATTCAGTATCTCCGGCATTCTAATGATATCGATCCCAAGGTCTTGAGAAGCGTTTCGTTACTGGTGTCCCAACTGAGGAGACACCCGACTGACGACATTGAAGAGGAAATAATGAATAAAGAAAGCGAAATTTCTGCTTTCAGAACGGCTTGTGAGCAGTGGGAAATTGGAACATGTTTCCTGAGAAACAAACCAGTTGATTAA
- a CDS encoding putative methyltransferase (ancestral locus Anc_2.578), translating into MGVPGRFLTSDKGTFGEHTAHDRWPIIVQNAVDDLGATLESIEGDRERLEQGRKIQDQLRQLREDILADGKLERFSQEEMEVANVPLSFNEELSRVGEVSWFDAEWLFAEIYLYRRMNVLFAQQSLWRGFDIFDRVKQSTFRSSLHGVVELALRYRSLCEQLEAIGEDEEALKLLFKEFIDISLWGNATDLSLLTDATIEDIKSIQGAKVRQESEAKILVNDTERAWEAIRHASGDSKRVDFVLDNSGFELYADLMLAAFLLKSKLVTKCVFHAKDIPYMVSDVVLEDFDILLKDLKDRDFFAVTDASSKEALDFFADTITDYVSQGRVEIREDMFWTTHLDYWNIDPTETKYHGAEIYRDFVESTLVIFKGDLNYRKLTGDRKWARTTPWLEAIGPLAHSGITSLSLRTCKADVQVALPEGVDEELSKLWEKDHPGRGSWWSSSGKWAVICFASGN; encoded by the coding sequence GGAGAGTATCGAAGGAGACAGAGAGCGTTTGGAGCAGGGAAGAAAGATACAGGATCAGTTGAGACAGTTGAGGGAAGATATCTTGGCAGACGGGAAGTTGGAAAGATTCagtcaagaagagatggagGTTGCGAATGTTCCATTGTCGTTTAACGAGGAGTTGTCTCGCGTTGGGGAAGTCAGTTGGTTCGATGCGGAATGGCTGTTTGCCGAGATCTATCTGTACAGGAGAATGAACGTTCTATTTGCGCAGCAGTCGCTGTGGAGGGGGTTTGACATTTTTGACAGGGTGAAGCAGTCGACGTTCCGCTCGTCGTTGCACGGAGTGGTGGAGTTGGCCCTGAGGTACAGAAGTCTTTGCGAGCAGTTGGAGGCAATCGGCGAGGATGAGGAGGCGCTTAAGctgctcttcaaggagTTCATCGACATCTCGCTGTGGGGAAATGCCACTGATCTGTCGCTGTTGACAGATGCGACGATTGAAGATATAAAGTCGATACAGGGTGCCAAGGTTAGGCAGGAATCCGAGGCCAAGATCCTGGTCAATGACACCGAGAGGGCGTGGGAAGCGATCAGGCACGCCAGCGGCGATAGCAAGAGAGTGGACTTTGTGCTGGATAACTCTGGGTTTGAGTTGTATGCTGATCTGATGCTGGCCGCATTTTTGCTGAAAAGCAAGCTGGTCACAAAGTGTGTGTTCCACGCCAAGGATATTCCTTACATGGTCAGCGATGTCGTGCTGGAAGATTTTGATATccttttgaaagatctgAAGGATAGAGACTTTTTCGCGGTGACCGATGCAAGCTCAAAGGAAGCGTTGGACTTCTTTGCAGATACGATAACTGATTACGTTTCGCAAGGCAGAGTCGAGATTCGTGAAGATATGTTCTGGACGACTCATCTGGATTACTGGAATATTGATCCCACGGAAACGAAATACCATGGAGCTGAAATTTATAGAGATTTTGTTGAGTCTACCTTGGTCATCTTTAAGGGAGATCTGAACTACAGGAAGCTGACTGGTGACCGGAAATGGGCTCGTACTACGCCATGGTTGGAAGCTATTGGGCCATTGGCTCACAGCGGGATCACTTCGTTGAGCTTAAGGACCTGCAAGGCTGATGTTCAAGTCGCGCTTCCTGAAGGTGTGGACGAAGAGCTTTCGAAATTGTGGGAAAAGGACCATCCGGGCCGCGGCTCCTGGTGGTCTAGCAGTGGCAAATGGGCCGTCATCTGTTTTGCCTCAGGTAATTGA
- the PEX12 gene encoding ubiquitin-protein ligase peroxin 12 (ancestral locus Anc_2.576), with the protein MSFYSNLPSGHNDTSSVSSLYPTIFEIISSQEIDALLPTSVRYLIVNYWISRHPSKLSLQINNYFHEWFDLLLKGAIECYHINRYNSTFVDKFYGLQRFNASNKVLVQAQANSSVRYWPNGLTLSGKQKAVVLFEKVLLPYIRQKLDDLHAKYVARSAFSSNGNQSVVVKKLYPLIKKLFYVLNLFVKLFFLGGRIGSITFLEYLFQIEYTRMTLPLESSITTKSNPPYSNRLPRQNLYSLWHKCYIVLRKMNQILSYSGSQLFPAFIFMLRVYQWWTTQDLTAKLQRKLNDVDKFIPRANNSSDQAYKSTGICPICHNQIQNPGVLETGYAACYPCAIAYLPKNEGRCPVTKKRLLGCKYNAELGKWQVISGVRKLLVT; encoded by the coding sequence ATGAGCTTCTATTCGAATCTTCCAAGTGGTCATAATGATACATCTTCTGTATCCTCTCTGTATCCTACAATCTTCGAGATCATATCATCTCAAGAGATTGATGCATTGCTCCCAACTTCAGTCAGATATTTAATCGTCAACTACTGGATCTCCCGCCACCCATCGAAGCTATCGTTACAAATAAACAATTATTTCCACGAGTGGTTTGATCTGCTCTTAAAAGGTGCAATTGAATGCTATCATATCAACCGTTATAATTCCACTTTTGTGGATAAGTTCTATGGGTTACAGCGGTTCAATGCATCTAACAAAGTGCTGGTGCAAGCACAGGCCAATTCTTCGGTTAGGTATTGGCCCAACGGCCTCACATTAAGTGGTAAACAGAAAGCTGTGGTGCTATTCGAGAAAGTCCTCCTGCCTTACATCAGACAAAAACTGGACGATTTACATGCCAAGTACGTTGCACGGTCTGCTTTCTCGAGTAATGGAAATCAAAGTGTTGTCGTAAAGAAGCTATACCCGTTAATTAAGAAGCTTTTTTATGTGCTGAATCTATTTGTCAAACTATTCTTCCTGGGCGGGCGGATTGGTTCGATAACATTTCTCGAgtatctctttcaaattgaGTACACCAGAATGACTTTACCGCTGGAATCTTCCATTACGACAAAGTCAAACCCGCCCTACAGCAACAGGCTACCTAGGCAAAATCTTTACAGTCTTTGGCATAAGTGTTACATTGTtttgaggaaaatgaaCCAAATTCTCTCGTACTCAGGATCGCAGCTCTTCCCGGCGTTTATCTTCATGCTACGGGTTTATCAATGGTGGACGACGCAGGATTTGACGGCGAAGTTGCAAAGGAAGTTGAACGATGTCGATAAGTTCATCCCTCGGGCCAATAACAGCAGCGATCAGGCGTACAAATCTACCGGAATTTGTCCCATATGTCATAACCAAATTCAGAACCCCGGCGTTCTGGAGACAGGATATGCTGCCTGCTATCCATGTGCTATAGCATACTTGCCAAAAAATGAGGGAAGATGCCCTGTAACCAAAAAGAGGCTCTTGGGCTGTAAGTACAATGCAGAATTGGGGAAATGGCAGGTTATTAGTGGTGTAAGGAAACTTTTGGTCACTTAA